The proteins below are encoded in one region of Effusibacillus dendaii:
- the murC gene encoding UDP-N-acetylmuramate--L-alanine ligase, which yields MRIHFTGVKGSGMSSLAQIYKQKGHSITGSDVEESFFTDKLLYKAGIEVLPFHEKNVQQVDIVCASAAYGSNHVEIKAANERNIPVLTYPMMLGELTKEYESILITGTHGKTTTTGLIGSLLMNADMDPTIVVGSYIETLNNNARYGRGNYLVVEACEYKRHFLNYTGKVMVVTNIDFDHPDYFKDIRDTFDAFQECANRLPEDGLLVVCGDNLARNLRANCQMVTYGLSQENDVYAVKKGMGKFAVYAFGKYMGDMVTPLIGEHNIQNALAMVCLGLYYDIQFDILQETLSGYAGVKRRLELKGHLKHHLVYDDYAHHPTEIRVTLHAVKENYPNANVVSIFQPHTYSRTKRLLHEFAQSFQAADWVVLTDIFASEREKEKLVDILELVEETKKHHPRVTYIPKSEIIPWLEQMSEQMEDHIFLTMGAGDIYKEGEKILQKMLLSS from the coding sequence ATGAGGATCCATTTTACTGGCGTGAAAGGTTCGGGAATGAGCTCGCTGGCTCAAATTTACAAACAGAAGGGGCATTCGATCACCGGCAGCGACGTGGAAGAATCGTTTTTTACTGATAAGCTGTTGTATAAGGCGGGAATAGAAGTCCTTCCCTTTCATGAAAAGAATGTGCAGCAAGTTGATATTGTATGCGCGTCAGCCGCATACGGAAGCAATCATGTGGAAATCAAAGCGGCTAACGAAAGGAATATTCCGGTACTTACCTATCCGATGATGTTAGGCGAACTGACAAAAGAATACGAGTCGATTTTGATCACGGGAACGCATGGAAAAACAACCACCACGGGTTTGATTGGTTCACTCTTAATGAACGCGGACATGGATCCGACAATTGTGGTGGGTTCGTATATTGAGACGTTGAATAACAATGCCCGATACGGACGAGGAAACTATTTGGTGGTTGAGGCATGCGAATACAAGCGTCATTTCCTGAACTATACGGGCAAGGTGATGGTGGTTACCAACATCGATTTCGACCATCCTGACTACTTCAAGGATATTCGCGACACGTTCGATGCATTTCAGGAGTGTGCAAATCGTTTGCCAGAAGACGGTTTGCTGGTGGTCTGTGGGGATAATTTGGCTCGCAACCTGCGTGCCAACTGTCAAATGGTGACGTACGGTTTATCTCAGGAAAATGATGTATACGCGGTCAAAAAAGGAATGGGCAAATTCGCCGTTTATGCATTCGGCAAATACATGGGAGACATGGTTACACCGTTAATTGGTGAACACAATATCCAAAACGCACTGGCGATGGTCTGTTTGGGATTGTACTATGATATCCAGTTTGATATTTTACAGGAGACATTGTCCGGTTATGCGGGGGTCAAACGGCGGTTGGAATTGAAGGGCCATTTGAAGCACCACCTTGTCTATGATGATTATGCGCACCATCCGACAGAAATTCGTGTTACGCTGCATGCAGTAAAGGAAAATTATCCGAATGCAAACGTGGTTTCCATTTTTCAACCGCATACCTATTCACGAACCAAACGCTTGTTGCATGAATTTGCGCAGTCTTTTCAGGCGGCTGACTGGGTAGTGTTAACAGACATTTTTGCATCTGAGCGTGAAAAAGAGAAACTGGTAGATATTTTGGAATTGGTGGAGGAGACGAAGAAACATCATCCGCGTGTCACCTATATTCCGAAATCGGAAATTATTCCCTGGCTGGAGCAGATGAGCGAGCAGATGGAAGACCATATCTTTTTAACGATGGGCGCGGGTGACATTTATAAAGAAGGCGAAAAGATACTGCAAAAAATGTTGCTTTCCTCGTAA
- a CDS encoding GNAT family N-acetyltransferase: MVKRKGRPIQTAVLLFRPRRPSDDPFIIKESLEAMRQKFTASTGFHLTEQTIQQQIQANDTITIIEKNGRPIGFYMYTVYPNRTMYWSSLILVNSEQSKGIGRQVVQHIDREAAKLGVRLIEGHVQITNQKALAFWLQNGFQIDSPPINGNIAISKIVRIE; the protein is encoded by the coding sequence GTGGTAAAACGGAAAGGTCGGCCGATCCAAACCGCTGTGTTGCTGTTCCGCCCCCGCCGACCTTCTGATGATCCTTTTATTATCAAAGAATCGTTAGAAGCGATGCGGCAAAAATTTACTGCATCAACCGGTTTTCATTTAACAGAACAAACGATTCAACAGCAAATTCAAGCAAATGACACAATAACTATCATCGAAAAAAACGGTCGGCCGATCGGTTTTTATATGTATACGGTCTACCCGAATCGGACGATGTACTGGAGTTCATTGATCCTCGTCAACAGTGAGCAAAGCAAAGGAATCGGACGGCAGGTGGTACAACACATTGACAGGGAAGCCGCAAAGCTTGGGGTTCGGCTGATTGAGGGGCATGTACAGATAACCAACCAAAAAGCGCTTGCATTCTGGCTTCAGAACGGATTTCAAATCGATTCTCCCCCAATCAATGGCAATATCGCGATCAGTAAAATTGTCCGTATCGAGTAG
- a CDS encoding group II intron maturase-specific domain-containing protein — protein MVDSRTESFKFLGHEFKPGGWITPSTKAIKKFEERVREITRRNQTVNVEQLVKKKLNPYIRGWGNYFGRSDAKKIFTRYDAWIRRRLRMVQLRSWKKTRKLHRERRCRGWKGNELPRLRMTAWRSSREAHVNFDLPNTWFKDIGLCSLIDIYNELHPQRG, from the coding sequence ATTGTAGATTCAAGGACAGAATCGTTTAAATTTCTGGGACATGAATTTAAACCAGGGGGTTGGATAACCCCATCGACCAAAGCGATCAAGAAGTTTGAGGAACGGGTTCGGGAGATCACACGTCGGAACCAAACGGTCAACGTAGAGCAGCTGGTCAAGAAGAAACTGAATCCATACATCAGAGGTTGGGGGAACTACTTCGGGCGTAGCGATGCGAAGAAGATATTCACCCGATATGATGCATGGATTCGGAGAAGACTACGTATGGTGCAGCTCCGCAGCTGGAAGAAAACACGGAAACTGCACCGGGAGAGGAGGTGCAGAGGTTGGAAAGGAAATGAACTTCCCCGGCTGAGAATGACAGCATGGAGAAGTTCACGGGAAGCACATGTAAATTTTGATTTGCCGAACACTTGGTTCAAGGATATCGGTCTATGCAGTCTGATCGACATTTACAATGAACTTCATCCCCAGCGGGGATAA
- a CDS encoding reverse transcriptase domain-containing protein yields the protein MQAAAKRILEPIFEAKFLDRSFGFRPNRSAHMAIEQIRRDLLDGYRYVIDADLKSYFDTIPHDKLMPQVREEVVDGSVIRLLESFLTSGIMDGGSFYLNEAGCPQGGVISPLLANIYLHLLDALMEERGYRMTRYAYDFVICCRTRKGAERVLRGGVDFFKEHWG from the coding sequence GTGCAAGCGGCGGCAAAGCGAATTCTCGAACCGATCTTTGAAGCCAAATTTCTGGACCGCAGCTTTGGATTCCGACCGAACCGAAGCGCTCACATGGCGATCGAGCAAATCCGCAGAGACCTGCTGGATGGCTATCGTTACGTGATTGACGCTGACCTGAAATCGTACTTCGACACGATCCCGCATGACAAACTGATGCCGCAAGTGCGGGAAGAAGTGGTGGATGGAAGTGTGATCCGTCTATTGGAATCGTTTCTGACATCGGGAATCATGGATGGCGGAAGCTTTTATCTCAATGAGGCCGGGTGTCCGCAAGGCGGGGTCATCAGTCCGCTTTTGGCGAATATTTACTTGCACCTGTTGGATGCCTTGATGGAGGAACGCGGATATCGAATGACGCGGTATGCATATGACTTCGTCATATGTTGCCGCACCCGAAAAGGAGCGGAGCGTGTCCTGCGAGGGGGGGTCGATTTCTTTAAGGAACACTGGGGTTGA